The Nicotiana tomentosiformis chromosome 9, ASM39032v3, whole genome shotgun sequence genome contains the following window.
cttggagtccatatTTTTTATACAGGTTTGacgggtaggtcgaggccctatcCCGACCATAATACAgtcatctctagaggcttgtagaccagtcctgtatattttatatatgttCATGACGGCTTCGTCGGCCTGCATAGTTATATATATCAGCTTTTGGATATGTTTACCACATAGATGAGAGAGGCATTATTTTCAGACGATTAAGAATATGGCCTCGTCGGCGTAAGTTGAgagttacccctccagagttcacagttacagagtgatATGCTCGAGCCAAATATGGCATCGAGTGCCGgtcacgcctccccaggtttggggcgtgacagtttcGCATTCGAGGACAGTCCACCGGCGgctgacacgtgtccgaagtcagaacgacgcgactgatgggacgtttcatTGACTCAACAACTCAGTCataacgtacgaaggaaggaaccagGATTCACGGATCTGAGACAATGTAATCTAGGTAAGAGACCCTTCGTATCGAGACCCTGGAAGAATGAACAATATATCTTACATCGGACATGGAAAAGCGACACGCCCCGGGCCGAGTGTAAGTTCTAGACCTCGGGAGACACGGTGAACTGTTATGCCAGACAGATAGTGGGTCGTAATACTCGCCcttaaccggatatcacggcatgAATCTCGCTCAATATTGATTATGGATCAACAATTACCGGGAAAAAAAGATTTTTACCCTTTTTAGACTTATTCTATGACTGAAACattcctactatataaaagggaagTTTTTCTTTTATCTCACACATTGTAAAACGCAATTCAAAGCAATAAAGGTTTACTTTTGTCTTTTAGTTACTGTTAAAGGCACTGCTCCCTTGTTCTATTCTTTATTCGCGACTGGGCTTGAACCGAGGGTCCAACCGATGATGAGCTCATTATTCAATCTAAGATCAATCTTGGTCTTAACATTGTGATTGGTTTGATCAATTATTTCATCTTTAATTCATTTATCTGGTACTCTTAGTTACTCGTGTTGAATTAAACGACGTATCatttaaaccgcgtacaaatttaattgttacctgATTTTGGGGTAAACTaacttttcttttatttctccATGTAGCACATTTAATTACACGTGTCAAATGCATAACATGACTAACTCGAAAGTACATAGAAATTATTAAAATGTATCAAGGTGGACGTATATGGATCAGCAGCAAGAAGAGAGGAACATCCGCATCACGAAAGTAAATCTGTTGAAGGGATTCCGGCAGATTGAAGCTACTCGTCCCTCTGACTCCTTTGAAAAGTTGCAAGTTAGAGTAACCTTTTTCTCCAGCACACTTACCAATACAGATTCCGTTTCTCCTGTAGTTGAAGAATCATCCATCTTTTTAAATAAATACTAGCTACACAAATTATTCCCTCCGTGTTTGTCTAAATAAAATCTGATAATAAATAATGGTCAATAATACTTTTGACCTCAAAATAGAAAGCAGGTGATTTTCAGTTCACAAATTTGTCTGGCGATtcaatggaatatcttccatacAATTTTAATACACAATTAAGGAAAACTATCATCAACCCCTGTGACCTAGTTCGAGCAAGTTTTCAATTTAAAATGTTCGCAGCATACTAAGTTGCAAATTTCAAAGTCCTTACCATTTGGCCTGAACAAGCATATATAAACCAGCTAAAATAGCCCGTATAACAGAAAAAGGGATCATTAGTCAAGCTAAACAAATAATGTAAGGCTTGAAAACGCTGCTACTACACGTTTAAGAGCCAttaattagtcaaaagttaaattttttatttatataaattttttatttttatggctGCAAGTATGACTAAAATTAATGTTGGTGCTTTCTTGGGAAATATAGAAAGGgactaaaattttccaaaaccaATGGGACCAAGGAAAAAGCAAACAAGCAATAGAAAGTTTgttaaaagacaaaaggacatCATATCCAACGCTTTGTGCCAAAAGAGCGATTATATTGATTCCTTGAAAATTGGGGAATTATATTCAGCAAAGCAATAGAATCCAATGCAAACCAAACCCAGTGGTCCAAAAAAGAAAGTTGTATGAATAGTAACTTGTCGTCAACaaaggggggggaggggggaggggggggggaataTTTTTACATGTAACCCGTTAAACCAGAATTTTAGAGTTGGAAACGCTCCACTTAGAATGATCATGATTCGTGATTCCTGACTAACGTATATAACTTCAGCCCCTTTTGTTAAAATTCTCACGTGGACCCCTCAAAAGCTGAAATGATGGGTCAGTGCAACGATCCTCAACTTTGCACCATATGGTAGCTATGGAAGCTAGACCTCCTCCTGAATGCTGAAAGTGTCTAAGAGAAGATGGAAGACAATGAAACGCACACACAGAAATCCCCTGCCAGCTCTGAGGCAGGGGCAAAGCCAAACTTTGGTTGGGATGGCCGATCTCGTTGAATGGGTGATGGTAGATTTTGAcatgataatggggatggactggcttcACTCATGTTATGGCAAGATTGATTGTCGAACCAGAACCAGAaccattaggtttgaatttccaaatgagtcagtaATTGAGTAGAGGGGATGATGTCAATTGACCACCCTTTGTCGGAAATTATAACgtatatataggtaaaatatcTAATTTTACAGGTACATAACATATATTAAACACCGAGAATatttttttacttcttttaaaATTGAATACGCTTTGGAAAATTACTGTTCGCTCCTCTAAGTGTCCTCAGAGTCTAGAAACATTTACTAGCTTCTTTCAAAGAATATGGCTTTTATATATGTAGCGACGATGATATGTCACCCAAAATACAAATGGAGCTTATATAAGACAGGAGGAAAGAGAAGTTACCATTCATCTTTGACATCACTTCGGCCACCCTCTGCTGGCACTTGGTGCACCGGTAGTCCGCCAAGAACACAACTTCCTGCACCTGCATGCCTCATAATTGCAATATTTCTACAAAATGTTATGGCTGAAAGGAGAACATAGAAATTAACTTACAAGTGGTACAGACAAGGATTCAATAGAAGCCAGAGTAACTCGAGGAATTTCTCTCCTCATCGACTTATCTACTTCACTACTTGCTGACAACCTATTCTTCTTCCGATCAACAAACTGCATTTTTTCCCCTGCAATCGCTTTGAACAACATTAATACAACTATTCTCTCTAAATGGTATACAACAAATAGATTTTGCGTGAAAATGGAGCTGGTTTGTGACAAGGATTTATGAACAGCTCTCACCACAATGATAGGCAAGTCTTATCTTCCCAGATGTTTTTGTGTTGTGGGAGAAAACACCGTTATAATTACAGTGGAAAAGGTCTTTGAGTTGACAAACAACGGTTTCATTCGTAAAAGccgacttcggagctcactcccaaaaatgtagttccgactttttaacactcgaactcgatcgaaagtaggaaggccgaaatctatttcgaccgtatacagatagtcccctcatttcacACGAAGAATGCGGTGAGAATCGACGTGATTTTTGGTGGTTCGATCGGGTCATAAGCCGACGTTTTCACAGGGATcgatcatgacgtatgtgatagttgttCTATCGATTCAgcctttcaaggcatttaatgcttgtcagatggAGGCCGGCCACTTGTGATATTGAACAGTCACGGTGCGAACCTATAAGTAGCTCTTCCATCTATCATTTACTTCTTTCACGTGTTTACTCCCCCATATTTTCTcatattttcttcctttcttgttgctaccagagttttggtgccgtctatttttcactttcctttgtctttcttcCTCCCATATCAATGTCCAAGACTTCGAAAACTgtgcctcagaaggagaaagcttcttcttcacggtcGTCCGGctacaaggcgccggtggagccgtccaCCTATAACTATATCCCCGGCCCGTGTATtctaaagatcgattttaaggttgagaatccttcatccctcccgggtcgatgcgagcacgtgtcgatgtatatgtgctctataaTGGAGGGTCATCACGAGGCCGTTAGAAAAGACTgtaactggggttccgaggttgtgttgcaaattccatcccccgAAGAGAGTGTCGTCAtccatgtggaggggtttttaagtgtttacacgtatcccttcacATTGAGTCCGGTCGACCTGGTGATCATCGATTTTTGCAAGAGATATCACGTCACCCTTGGTCAGATTCATCCCTCTATGTGGCGTATAATAatcctacttcgcttcttctccaccaAAGCCGGGGGGCTGGATTTTACCCTGAATCACCTCATTcggttgtatcggcctcaaatcttccgaggattaatcagacttcatcgtcgggcatcaaaGGCTTTGATGtagagcatcgacgaagacaaggatcggggtttgATGGGGAGTTACatccgggtgaggacccgtgaccttattccggaagagaagatgtcgttccccgaggaatggaatttcgatcgAAAGTTGTTTTcatagataattttttttttgatgttTCTTCCTAATATACAActtccccttggatgccacaagcggtgcccgacctcaaggattgggttcagaagttagcctcgacttcctcttatgccgaacgcgcttggcgtgatttggctaaaggcagatgggaagccaagaaccatggtaaggtTTTACTTCTCGTTTCCTTCAAAGTTCTCTTTGTGttccattcgttaccgatttccagTCATGCAGGCATAACtaaggatgccattttgaggccttcgagtggtgaagaaggaaccaagtccccagtCCCGAAACCGGGGAAAGACAAGAAGTGCAAAGCTGCCTCTCGATCAGAGGGCTCCAAGCCCGAAACTCGAAGTGTGAGGAGGAAAAtaattgccctttcgattgactcggtccaacgactgagagaagaagaagaagacgaagaagaagaagaggaggaaggaGGTGCCTCGTCCTTGGtgtcccgaatcggcatatgatatgatcccaaataaagtcaataacttctttctctcttattttctcgaacatctgtgcttcaacccatttagaaaaatagttagtcataaataaaatgaatttggctttacctggggtcgatggtagagggccgacgatatccattcctcacttcatgaacggccatggggataggactgagtggagttgctctttgggttgatggatcattggtgcaaacctttgacatttgtcacatttacgaacaaattccttcgcatctttgcccatatcgatccaataataccctgctctgattatttttcaaactaATGTAttggctccagagtgattcccgcaagtaccccgCACATCCTGTAGGATGTAATcagtatctcccggacccaagcatactgccaacggtccatcgaatattcttcggtacagcgttccgtccgaagccaacgtgaatcgagcagctttagtccgtagggttctagaatctttagggtctgatgGTAGTTT
Protein-coding sequences here:
- the LOC104086924 gene encoding uncharacterized protein, which produces MQFVDRKKNRLSASSEVDKSMRREIPRVTLASIESLSVPLVQEVVFLADYRCTKCQQRVAEVMSKMNGETESVLVSVLEKKVTLTCNFSKESEGRVASICRNPFNRFTFVMRMFLSSCC